The proteins below are encoded in one region of Neorhodopirellula lusitana:
- a CDS encoding NYN domain-containing protein — protein sequence MSIVLLIDGYNVIAPVAAPKHASPPSHLVAAGSAGSPGWLQVERERFLKRVAMQLDESIRRRTCVVFDAKDAPSGLPATRDFLGIDVRFAVDHDEADDLIEELIRAHPVPKHLTVVSSDHRVQRAAKRRRAFRYDSQPWYDDLLDGRVRLGWRPKHRASEDASVSKDAASDLGDASRPGDTGILDDARLFDDTNFLDQLMGRSGQGKSTQPGGISDEQLQDWIDELDP from the coding sequence ATGTCGATCGTCTTGCTGATCGACGGGTATAACGTGATTGCTCCGGTTGCTGCCCCAAAACACGCGTCGCCGCCGAGTCATCTGGTCGCTGCTGGGAGTGCCGGTTCGCCAGGTTGGTTGCAAGTGGAGCGTGAGCGGTTTTTGAAGCGGGTTGCCATGCAACTGGACGAATCGATCCGGCGCCGAACGTGTGTTGTTTTTGATGCCAAAGACGCGCCGTCGGGGCTGCCCGCTACCCGAGATTTCCTCGGAATCGATGTGCGGTTTGCGGTCGACCATGATGAGGCAGACGACCTGATCGAAGAACTGATCCGGGCCCATCCGGTTCCCAAGCATCTGACGGTTGTGTCGTCTGACCACCGAGTACAACGGGCGGCGAAGCGACGCCGAGCCTTTCGCTACGATTCTCAGCCCTGGTACGACGACCTCCTTGACGGTCGGGTTCGTCTGGGTTGGCGTCCCAAGCACCGTGCCTCAGAGGATGCATCGGTGTCAAAGGACGCTGCATCGGACTTGGGCGATGCGTCTCGTCCAGGGGATACTGGAATCCTAGACGATGCCCGTTTGTTCGATGATACCAACTTTTTGGATCAGCTCATGGGGCGTTCGGGGCAAGGCAAGTCAACGCAACCGGGCGGTATCTCAGACGAGCAACTTCAGGACTGGATCGATGAATTAGATCCCTAG